The DNA segment AGGCACGGATTGTGGTGACCATCGCTTTGAATGCGTCCGGTTCCATCGATGCAGCGTGGTCGGGGCCGTCCCGGTTCGCGTCCAAGGTTATGTGTTTTTCCAAAACCGCCATGCCTAAGGCGCGCGCCGCAATCGCAGCCGCAGCACCCAAAGTGTGATCGGAAAATCCCACTGGGCATTCAAACGCCGATGCAAAGGCCGGCAAGACGCGTAGGTTTTGATCCTCCAACGCCGCCGGATAATCGGAAACACATTGCAGAACCGCGAATTCGCAATGCCCGCGCAATTCGGAAACGGCGCGATCAATGTCGGCCATGTCGGCCATCCCCGTGGAAACCAATACCGGCAATCCAGATCGCGCCGCTTGCCGCAACAAAGCGAGATTGGTGATCTCACCCGACGGCCATTTGAGGCATGCGGGGCGCAATCCGATCACAAAATCCAACGCTTCGGGATCAAACGCCGTGGTCAAAAATTCAATGCCAATCGCGTCGCAATGCTTTTGAAGCGCGGCAAAATCATCAAACGCCAATTCCAGTTTGCGCACCATTTCAAACTGGCTGCCCTCGCCGGTTTGGCGTTCTTGATAATTGGCCTTGGGGGCGGTGGTTAGAATGTTTGCTTCGGTGCGAAAGGTCTGAAATTTCACCGCATCCGCGCCGCATGCATGAGCGGTGTCGATCATGGCGTGGGCGACATCAATATCGCCGTCATGATTCACCCCAATCTCTGCGATGATGTAGCATGGATCCTTCGCCGAAATGCGGCGGTTACCAATCATGATCGACGGGTCGGATATCGGTTCAGGATGATGCATGAGAGAGGGTCTTTTCCGTGAAAGCGCCTGCCCGTTCGCGGGCAATGGGATGAAACAGAAGGAGCGCAAGACAAACGGCCCCGCCCGCCGCGCCGCCGACGGCCGGTGACCAAGCGAGCATGGCGACCGATTGGGTCCAAACCGCCATTGCCTGTGCCGCAAACCCGGCAATCAAAACCGCACCGGTGACGCCAATCACCCATCGGTGTCGATCGCAGGTCACCAGCAATCTTTGCGTCATTTCAACCAACGGGGTCAGGACGATCAAAGGCAGGAACGGCGCGCTCACGATGATGACCCGCACCATTTGCGATTGATCGGTCAGGCCGATCATCTGGGGCGAGGATTGGGCCATCAAAACCGCGCCAAACACCGTCAGAGCCAGCGCCGCATTGACCGCGCAATAGACTGCGATCCTGTGTTTCATCCCAAGCGTTCCGCGCGTCACCAAATCAGCAAAGAATGCGGTGCCGAACACAAACCAGATCGACGTGATGATGAATTGCGGGACCTTTAACCCATAGGCGATGATCGTTGCTTGCCCTTCGGCCAATTCGCGTGCAGCCATTTGCGCGGTGACGGCAATGGCCGCGACGGCCAACATCGCCGATCCACCGGCCATCGTGCGCCAAAGCCGGTCCGAAAACAGGGCGGTTTTGCCGCGTGGTGCATCGCCAACATCCGGTTCCGCTCCGCGCAGCAACAGCCCGGTGAAAACACTTGCGCGCAAGGCAAAGGTCGCCACAAGCCCGACCGCGTAGGCAACAATGCCCAAATCAAACAACAGCAACGCCGCAACCAAAGGCAAAGAGAGGAGGAGATTCCCAGCGATAACCGGCGCGCGTTGATTGCGTGAAAGGAACAGAGCGACTTGATACTCCGCAATCAAAGCAAACGGCACGACAAGCGGCACGATCAGCGCGATCGGCCATACAGGTGAGAGGGCTTCATTCCCGAATCCCGCGATCGCGGTGTAGACCAACGTCGCGATCAACGCGGCGGCGCAAACGACAACCCCAACCCCTGCCCCCTCTTTCAAAAGGCCCAGAGTATCACCGCGGGTGCGATAAACGCCCGCAATCGGCGTCAGGCTGGTGACGATGCAAATCCCCAAGGCGCCAGACAGCAAATTGACCAGACCATACAGCACCACAAAGGCATCAAGTTCAGCCCCGATGCCCAAGGATTCGAGCAAGATAAGCTCCCGCACAAAGCCGATCAGCTTTGAAGCGAAGGTGATGATCAACAAGACCAATGTGGAGCCAAGGAGACGCTTCATCACACGGACGCCATAGTCGATGCGATATGCGCCTCGGCCCGATCGAAATCGGATGGCCAATCAATATCGATCTCTTCACCCGGCGCGTTGCAATTGAGTGGGAGGCAAGCCGGCGGAAGAAAGCTGCGATGCGCGCGTAGAGCTGCGGTGCGAACGGCGTAGAACGATCCGGTCAACGCCCAGGCGGCGGGCAGATCTTGGCTGCGATTGGCGCTGATCGGGCTGTTGGCGGCGACCACTTGAGACAGAACACCATCGGCCATTTGGATGAGGCAATGCAACGGATGGTGGTTCGGCGTCACGGCGCCTACGACGCCCTCAAACGTCGGAGAATTGGCCAACAACGCCAGGCCTTCATCGACCCTGCCCGGCGCGCGAAAGGGCGATGTCGGTTGCAACAAGCACAGCACATCCCAATGGCGGCCTGCTTCGCGCTCCTTATCCAAAGCATGCAGGGCGACATCGACGCTGTTGGCGTGATCGCTCGCCAATGCGGCGGGGCGAACGAGGACATCGATCCCCGCCCGCGTAGCAATGGTCGCGACATCGGAATCGTCGCTGGACAGCAGAATTCTATCAACCCGCTGTGCCGATTGGGCGGCGTCAAAAGTCCATTGCACCAGTGGTTTTCCGCCCAACAAGCGGGCGTTCTTTCCCGGCACACGCTTCGATCCGGCGCGCGCGGGTATCAAGGCCAATGTCTTAAGCGGCATACAGCGCGCTTTCGGCCCGATCAGAAGCGTTTGTATCGGTGTCCAGAAACGCGCGCGCCCAAAGCTCAATCGCCATCAGAGCCCTTATTTCGCGGGTGCGATTTTCCCGCCCGGCCACATGCGCATCAAGATAAGCGCCCATTCGCGCGCTATCGAACATTGTGCGGGTGATCGCGTCGTTGCCTAACAATGTCGCCCGCGCCGCCGGCGCAAGGCGGTCTTTGAACCATTCACCAATCGGCACGGTGAACATCTGCTTCTTACGATAGGCCAGATCCTCACCGATCATCGGTGCGACCGCTTTCTTGAAGAGATACTTGGTCTCCCCGTCACGCAGTTTGAATTGCGCGGGCATGGTGAAGGCAAACTCCATCATGCGATAATCGAGCATCGGTGTGCGTGCCTCGACCCCTTCGGCCATGCCCATCCGATCGGGTTTCACCAAATTGTTGCCCGGTAACAGCAATTGCATATCGACGTTCAACGCCTGATTCAGGCGGTCCCAATGGGCGCTTTCATCGAAATGGGGGCGGAGCAATTCGGCGGATGCTTGCGGATCAACCTCGCGCGCAAATTCTGGGCGGTACAACCGGGCTTTTTCAGCCGGGTCGAACAAAGAGATGTTCGCCAAATAAGCGCTGCGGAATTGCGCGTCGCTTTCGTGTTCGGGGCGGCTTTCAAAGAAATTGCGGTACTTGTCATAACCGGCAAACAATTCGTCCCCGCCATCCCCGGTCAAAACGACCTTCACATGCCGCGATGCCAATTCAGACACTCGCCGGGTCGGCATGAACGATACATCGCCGTGCGGTTGGTCCAAATGCCACATCACATTCGGCCATGCGCTGACCATATCGGGATCGACGATTTCGGCGATGTGGTCGGTGCCAAAACGCGATGCAGCCAGTTTTGCGCTGGCCGTTTCGTCAAACCGGGGGTCTTCAAAGCCGATGGAGAATGTACGCACCGGCCCATCAATGTTTCGGGCCATAAACCCGACCACACTGGTCGAATCCACGCCGCCCGAAAGAAAGGCACCAAAAGGTACATCCGACCGCAGACGCAATCGCACCGCGTCTTCGAAAAGGTCCAGAAATGCGCCCGACCATGCCGCCTCGGACTGGTCGATCATGTCGCGCTGTGTCAGCGACCACCACCGCTTCACTTGCAAGGGTCCGCCAGCCTTCAATTCCGCCATGCACCCGGGGGGAAGATGCCGGATCCCTTTAAACGCCGTGTGCGGCGGGGGCACATAATTGAAGGTCAAAAACAGGTCGATCGCCTCGGGATCCAATTGCGGGGCGATGCCCGCGGCAAGGATCGATTTGATCTCTGAAGCAAACACGAAACTGTCGCCGGTCTCTGTGTAGAACAGTGGTTTTACGCCGATCCGGTCGCGGTAAAGGCGCAAAGTGGCATCGCGATTGTCCCAAATCGCGATGGCGAACATGCCGTTTAACCGCCGGACAAAATCGGGGCCCCAGTGGCGATAAGCGTGGAGCAGCACCTCGGTGTCAGACCCGGTTTTCAGCCGTACCCCCGCGGCCCGCAATTCCTTGGCCAGCTCTATGTAATTGAAAATCTCGCCGTTCTGCACCAACGCCACCGCGCCATCGTCGGAGACGAAGGGTTGATCGCCGTTTTCGACATCAATGATGGCCAGCCGTTGGTTCGCCAACGTGAC comes from the Erythrobacter sp. Alg231-14 genome and includes:
- a CDS encoding N-acetylneuraminate synthase family protein produces the protein MHHPEPISDPSIMIGNRRISAKDPCYIIAEIGVNHDGDIDVAHAMIDTAHACGADAVKFQTFRTEANILTTAPKANYQERQTGEGSQFEMVRKLELAFDDFAALQKHCDAIGIEFLTTAFDPEALDFVIGLRPACLKWPSGEITNLALLRQAARSGLPVLVSTGMADMADIDRAVSELRGHCEFAVLQCVSDYPAALEDQNLRVLPAFASAFECPVGFSDHTLGAAAAIAARALGMAVLEKHITLDANRDGPDHAASMEPDAFKAMVTTIRALEKGLGNGVKKPVAAELSTRMVARKSLVFARDFPAGHVLSPKDLLAKRPGDGLGPELVDAVVGAALHRDVIADGQVQWDDLEGLAQ
- a CDS encoding cytidylyltransferase domain-containing protein codes for the protein MPLKTLALIPARAGSKRVPGKNARLLGGKPLVQWTFDAAQSAQRVDRILLSSDDSDVATIATRAGIDVLVRPAALASDHANSVDVALHALDKEREAGRHWDVLCLLQPTSPFRAPGRVDEGLALLANSPTFEGVVGAVTPNHHPLHCLIQMADGVLSQVVAANSPISANRSQDLPAAWALTGSFYAVRTAALRAHRSFLPPACLPLNCNAPGEEIDIDWPSDFDRAEAHIASTMASV
- the asnB gene encoding asparagine synthase (glutamine-hydrolyzing); this encodes MCGISGYWSFNGRSVPTERIAAMSRVQSHRGPDGDGVFSNGRVTLANQRLAIIDVENGDQPFVSDDGAVALVQNGEIFNYIELAKELRAAGVRLKTGSDTEVLLHAYRHWGPDFVRRLNGMFAIAIWDNRDATLRLYRDRIGVKPLFYTETGDSFVFASEIKSILAAGIAPQLDPEAIDLFLTFNYVPPPHTAFKGIRHLPPGCMAELKAGGPLQVKRWWSLTQRDMIDQSEAAWSGAFLDLFEDAVRLRLRSDVPFGAFLSGGVDSTSVVGFMARNIDGPVRTFSIGFEDPRFDETASAKLAASRFGTDHIAEIVDPDMVSAWPNVMWHLDQPHGDVSFMPTRRVSELASRHVKVVLTGDGGDELFAGYDKYRNFFESRPEHESDAQFRSAYLANISLFDPAEKARLYRPEFAREVDPQASAELLRPHFDESAHWDRLNQALNVDMQLLLPGNNLVKPDRMGMAEGVEARTPMLDYRMMEFAFTMPAQFKLRDGETKYLFKKAVAPMIGEDLAYRKKQMFTVPIGEWFKDRLAPAARATLLGNDAITRTMFDSARMGAYLDAHVAGRENRTREIRALMAIELWARAFLDTDTNASDRAESALYAA